Proteins encoded in a region of the Flavobacterium sp. MDT1-60 genome:
- a CDS encoding response regulator has protein sequence MQKNALNILLADDDEDDRLFFKDAFEEIKIQTKVQFVHDGMQLMDHLMDPENKLPDILFLDLNMPKKTGKECLIEIKKTDRLKNIIIAIYSTSSSEEDIEDTFVQGANIYIKKPSDFNTLKKIINEVVTVNWHYHTSGLNRDNFLLRLK, from the coding sequence ATGCAAAAAAACGCATTAAATATTTTATTGGCTGATGATGACGAAGATGATCGTCTTTTTTTCAAAGACGCTTTTGAAGAAATCAAAATACAAACCAAAGTACAATTTGTTCATGATGGAATGCAGTTAATGGATCATTTGATGGATCCTGAAAACAAATTACCGGATATCTTGTTTCTGGATTTGAATATGCCAAAAAAAACAGGTAAAGAATGTTTGATTGAAATTAAAAAAACAGATCGCCTAAAAAACATTATTATTGCCATCTACTCTACTTCATCATCTGAAGAAGATATTGAAGACACTTTTGTACAAGGAGCTAATATTTACATTAAAAAACCAAGCGATTTTAATACACTTAAGAAAATTATCAATGAAGTCGTGACCGTTAACTGGCACTATCATACATCAGGTTTGAACCGTGATAACTTTTTGTTACGACTAAAATAA
- the pyrF gene encoding orotidine-5'-phosphate decarboxylase: MTTQQLHEQILQKKSFLCVGLDPDLTKMPPHLLQTEDPIFEFNKAIIDATHDLAVGYKPNTAFFEAYGIKGWMSLQKTINYINENFPEMFTIADAKRGDIGNTSSMYAKAFFEDLNFDSVTVAPYMGKDSVEPFLAFENKHTIMLALTSNEGAFDFQTITINGTRGEAEQSGAKELYKQVLETSKTWKNSQNLMYVVGATKAEYFADIRKIVPDSFLLVPGIGAQGGSLSEVCRYGMNDKVGLLVNSARAIIYASKGIDFAEKAREEALKAQQEMEGILSFRFKVLL; the protein is encoded by the coding sequence ATGACAACACAACAACTACACGAACAAATTCTACAAAAAAAATCATTTTTATGCGTTGGTCTTGATCCGGATTTAACAAAAATGCCACCTCATTTATTACAAACTGAAGATCCTATTTTCGAATTCAATAAAGCCATAATCGACGCTACACACGATTTGGCTGTGGGATACAAACCTAATACTGCTTTTTTTGAAGCGTATGGCATAAAAGGCTGGATGTCATTGCAAAAAACAATTAATTATATCAATGAAAATTTCCCTGAAATGTTTACCATCGCCGATGCAAAACGTGGCGATATCGGGAATACATCAAGCATGTATGCAAAAGCTTTTTTTGAAGATTTAAATTTTGATAGTGTAACCGTTGCTCCTTATATGGGAAAAGATTCGGTTGAACCTTTTCTGGCTTTCGAAAACAAACATACGATCATGTTGGCCTTAACGTCTAATGAAGGTGCTTTTGATTTCCAAACTATAACTATAAACGGAACTCGAGGCGAAGCCGAACAGAGCGGAGCTAAAGAATTATACAAACAGGTTTTAGAAACCTCTAAAACATGGAAAAATAGCCAAAATTTAATGTACGTGGTCGGTGCTACCAAAGCAGAGTATTTTGCAGACATCAGAAAGATAGTTCCTGACAGTTTCTTATTAGTTCCCGGAATTGGCGCACAAGGCGGAAGTTTATCGGAAGTATGCAGATACGGAATGAATGATAAAGTAGGTTTATTGGTAAACTCTGCAAGAGCGATTATCTACGCCTCAAAAGGAATTGACTTCGCCGAAAAAGCAAGAGAAGAAGCGTTGAAAGCGCAACAGGAAATGGAAGGGATTCTTAGTTTCAGGTTTAAAGTTTTACTTTGA
- a CDS encoding AraC family transcriptional regulator: protein MKLFIKFDINTICSLYLKQNLEEQNVNFKTLGFGEIEIEDNLDVEKLEALKENLAPHGFEVVENQKSVLVQKIKDAIIELVFLEDSNNYKSSVFLAEKLNHSYGYLSNVFSEVTYSSIENFIILQKIERAKQLIIINEMSLTEIAFLLNYSSVAHLSTQFKNTTGITPSAFQRIIKKRRENLK from the coding sequence ATGAAATTATTTATAAAGTTCGACATAAACACCATTTGTTCTCTTTATTTAAAACAAAATCTTGAAGAGCAAAATGTAAATTTTAAAACTTTGGGGTTTGGTGAGATTGAAATTGAAGATAATCTGGATGTTGAAAAACTCGAAGCTTTAAAAGAAAACTTAGCTCCACATGGTTTTGAAGTTGTTGAAAATCAAAAAAGTGTTTTGGTTCAAAAAATTAAGGATGCGATAATTGAACTTGTTTTCCTGGAAGACAGTAACAATTATAAAAGTTCTGTGTTTTTAGCAGAAAAATTAAACCACAGTTATGGATACTTGTCCAATGTTTTTTCGGAAGTAACCTACTCTTCTATCGAAAATTTTATCATTTTACAAAAAATTGAAAGAGCCAAACAATTAATTATTATTAATGAAATGAGTTTGACCGAAATTGCTTTTTTACTAAATTACTCAAGTGTAGCACATTTAAGTACACAGTTTAAAAACACTACCGGAATTACGCCATCGGCTTTTCAGAGAATCATTAAAAAACGAAGAGAAAATTTAAAATAA
- a CDS encoding ABC transporter substrate-binding protein: MKQLKDQLGTLHSFEAAPKRIISLVPSQTELLYDLGLEEKIIGITKFCVHPYHLKSTKKIVGGTKKIHFEKIKLLQPDIIICNKEENTIEIVEQLSAICPVWVTNIVSVEDNFQIISDFGQLFNCRTEAQKWNDKLTFALSDFKKYIQDIPEKKAAYFIWKNPYMVAGKDTYINELLKLNHFQNIYEDKGRYPEIELKRMRLEGDPDLVFLSSEPYPFKEEDAFEIGRFTHHAKTIFVDGEMFSWHGSRLLKAFPYFKILHERLKN; the protein is encoded by the coding sequence ATGAAACAATTAAAAGATCAGCTTGGTACTTTACATTCTTTTGAAGCGGCTCCAAAACGAATTATTTCGTTAGTTCCTTCTCAAACTGAATTACTGTATGATTTAGGTTTGGAAGAAAAAATCATCGGAATCACGAAGTTTTGTGTGCATCCTTATCATTTAAAGTCGACGAAGAAAATTGTTGGCGGAACCAAGAAGATTCATTTTGAAAAAATAAAATTGCTTCAACCCGATATTATCATTTGCAACAAAGAAGAAAATACAATTGAAATCGTAGAACAATTAAGCGCCATTTGTCCGGTTTGGGTAACAAATATAGTTTCTGTTGAAGATAACTTTCAGATTATTTCAGATTTCGGTCAATTGTTTAATTGCAGAACCGAAGCCCAAAAATGGAACGACAAATTAACTTTCGCCCTGAGCGATTTCAAAAAATATATTCAGGATATTCCAGAGAAAAAAGCAGCGTATTTTATTTGGAAAAACCCATACATGGTGGCAGGAAAAGATACTTATATAAATGAATTATTAAAGCTGAATCATTTTCAGAATATCTACGAAGATAAAGGCCGTTATCCTGAAATTGAGCTAAAAAGAATGCGACTGGAAGGCGATCCCGATTTGGTTTTCCTTTCGTCAGAACCATATCCATTTAAAGAAGAAGATGCCTTCGAAATAGGACGTTTCACGCATCACGCAAAAACCATATTTGTAGACGGCGAAATGTTCTCCTGGCACGGTAGCCGACTTTTAAAGGCTTTCCCTTATTTTAAAATTCTTCATGAAAGATTGAAAAATTAA
- a CDS encoding CsbD family protein, with translation MNTTEIKGNWNELKGKLKQKYADLTDDDLMYAEGKEDEIYGKLQQKLGKTKEEVQQIISDL, from the coding sequence ATGAATACTACAGAAATTAAAGGGAACTGGAACGAGTTGAAGGGAAAACTTAAACAAAAATACGCAGATCTTACAGATGATGATTTAATGTACGCTGAAGGTAAAGAAGATGAAATTTATGGAAAACTTCAGCAAAAATTAGGTAAGACTAAAGAAGAAGTTCAACAAATCATTTCAGATTTGTAA
- a CDS encoding Dps family protein, with the protein MSPNIGISPKNLKKSTNILATILSNEMTLYVKTRKFHWNISGNSFMELHKLFEDQYRILEANIDEVAERISQLGEKTIGTMKEFIENSTLKESPKEYASQKSMLEELLENHEQLVTEFRNYIPVFENENNDIGSADFITGLLQQHEKMAWILRRYQV; encoded by the coding sequence ATGAGCCCAAATATCGGAATTAGTCCAAAGAATTTAAAAAAGAGCACGAACATATTAGCCACTATTTTATCGAACGAAATGACTTTGTATGTTAAGACCCGAAAATTTCATTGGAACATTTCAGGAAACAGCTTTATGGAATTGCACAAATTGTTTGAAGATCAGTACCGCATTTTAGAGGCCAATATTGATGAGGTTGCAGAACGTATTAGTCAGCTTGGTGAAAAAACGATTGGAACCATGAAAGAATTTATTGAAAATTCTACTTTAAAAGAATCTCCAAAAGAATATGCCTCTCAAAAAAGCATGTTGGAAGAACTCTTAGAGAATCATGAACAATTAGTTACGGAATTTAGAAATTACATTCCTGTTTTTGAAAATGAAAATAACGACATTGGCTCAGCCGATTTTATAACAGGCCTGTTGCAACAACATGAAAAAATGGCCTGGATTTTAAGACGTTATCAAGTTTAA
- a CDS encoding DUF4142 domain-containing protein, which translates to MPLTKAPFFKVLFLLIIIICFPFCGKKSQRENSIKKEAFNKSKVEEIETSFFIEMGNIVNSMISKSQVAQQKSSESKILEVSKKIADHQNQLLQKVTEMANKKLIIITDINASHNGELTELNNTNGTNFNNAYLSSMTIALDQQIKMLEQISKKTNDQLILKLVLEYLPEQYQLLRETEQIKSEFN; encoded by the coding sequence ATGCCATTAACAAAAGCACCATTTTTTAAAGTTCTTTTCTTATTGATTATAATAATTTGTTTTCCGTTTTGCGGAAAAAAAAGTCAACGGGAAAACTCCATTAAAAAAGAAGCTTTTAATAAAAGTAAAGTTGAAGAAATCGAAACTTCTTTTTTTATCGAAATGGGAAATATTGTCAATTCAATGATTTCAAAAAGTCAGGTTGCACAACAAAAAAGTTCTGAAAGTAAAATATTGGAAGTAAGCAAAAAAATTGCAGATCATCAAAATCAATTGTTGCAGAAAGTAACCGAAATGGCAAATAAAAAGCTCATTATCATTACCGACATCAACGCCTCTCATAATGGTGAATTAACAGAGTTGAATAATACAAATGGTACCAATTTTAATAATGCTTATTTAAGTTCGATGACAATAGCACTAGATCAACAAATTAAAATGCTGGAACAGATTTCTAAAAAAACAAATGATCAGTTGATTTTGAAATTAGTTCTTGAGTATTTACCCGAACAGTACCAACTTTTACGAGAAACAGAACAAATTAAGAGTGAATTTAATTAA
- a CDS encoding CHASE3 domain-containing protein: MKWIPNFNSSNSLRVIFVIAVFILLFLSSIAYKHNQDLNESSKLAMHTYEINLQLERLMSAIKDAETGQRGYIITRNNRFLTPYLYSRDKVNASFITLKKLTVDNPVQQKNLENIFKLIIQRFVSFENCLKYSDPKTYDKRKLDNYMFGGRILMENIRFQVDKMNDIEKKYLKKRLEIYDQEISLSPVFSISLFLTALIFILLAYRQISRDFERLKIFNKQLLISGGLMAESEIIGKFSTWQWELDSNKITYSDNQFRLLGVTPNSFVPVIETFLDFVHHDDKEAVSKSMDEIMAKKNLPFIYYKIVRPNNEIRYFKSTGKLLTDQQGSKILLGINFDITDEHLLNIELQERNRELEKSNKELASFNHVASHDLQEPLRKIQTFISRVSEADKAAMSQSARDYITKIEVSAKRMRVLIDDLLLFSRTNTTKKEFIKSNLNDLLQNAESELTEVMHEKKAIIIASKLPKLSVIPYQIEQLFINLIGNSLKYNRPGISPEITIESEKVLSADYPDLLEQSIKKFHKITFKDNGMGFDPQFKETIFILFQRLHSKTDYPGTGIGLAICKKIVENHKGHILADSTPNVGSVFTVFLPE; encoded by the coding sequence ATGAAATGGATACCAAATTTTAATTCTTCAAACTCTTTGAGAGTTATTTTTGTCATCGCAGTTTTCATTCTGTTATTTCTATCTTCCATTGCTTATAAGCACAATCAGGACTTAAATGAATCCAGCAAATTAGCAATGCATACGTATGAAATAAACCTACAATTAGAACGATTAATGTCAGCGATTAAAGATGCTGAAACTGGCCAGCGTGGATACATCATTACACGAAACAACAGGTTTTTAACTCCGTATCTTTATTCGCGCGACAAAGTAAACGCTTCCTTTATCACTCTCAAAAAATTAACTGTTGATAATCCGGTCCAACAAAAGAATCTCGAAAATATCTTCAAGTTAATAATTCAGCGATTTGTTTCGTTCGAAAATTGCCTCAAATACAGCGATCCAAAAACATACGATAAACGCAAACTTGACAATTACATGTTTGGAGGGCGAATATTGATGGAAAACATTCGTTTTCAAGTGGATAAAATGAATGATATCGAGAAAAAATATCTTAAAAAAAGACTGGAAATTTATGATCAGGAAATTTCTTTGAGTCCGGTTTTTTCAATCTCCTTATTTTTAACAGCCTTAATTTTCATTTTATTAGCCTATAGACAAATCAGTCGTGATTTTGAGCGTTTGAAAATTTTTAACAAACAACTTTTAATTTCAGGAGGCTTAATGGCCGAATCTGAAATTATTGGAAAATTTAGCACCTGGCAATGGGAATTAGATTCGAATAAAATTACTTATTCTGATAATCAGTTTCGATTATTAGGAGTTACACCAAATTCTTTTGTGCCTGTAATAGAAACTTTTCTCGATTTTGTACACCATGATGACAAAGAAGCTGTTTCAAAATCAATGGACGAAATAATGGCAAAAAAAAATCTTCCCTTTATTTATTATAAAATTGTCCGTCCAAATAATGAAATCAGGTATTTTAAATCAACCGGAAAATTATTAACTGATCAACAGGGAAGCAAAATTCTACTTGGAATCAATTTTGATATTACTGACGAGCATTTACTTAATATCGAACTTCAGGAACGCAACAGAGAACTAGAAAAAAGCAATAAAGAACTAGCTTCTTTTAATCACGTGGCAAGTCACGATTTACAGGAACCGCTTCGAAAAATTCAAACTTTTATTTCGAGAGTTTCTGAGGCTGATAAAGCGGCCATGTCACAAAGTGCCAGAGATTATATTACAAAAATTGAAGTTTCGGCAAAAAGGATGCGTGTACTTATTGATGATTTGCTTTTATTTTCAAGAACGAATACTACTAAAAAAGAATTTATAAAATCAAATCTAAACGACTTGCTTCAAAATGCCGAATCTGAGTTAACTGAAGTGATGCATGAAAAGAAAGCGATTATTATAGCTTCAAAATTGCCTAAACTTTCTGTTATACCTTATCAGATCGAACAGCTTTTTATTAATCTAATCGGAAATTCTTTAAAATATAACAGACCCGGAATTTCCCCTGAAATTACTATTGAAAGCGAAAAAGTATTATCAGCCGATTATCCTGATTTATTAGAACAGTCGATAAAAAAATTCCATAAAATAACTTTTAAAGATAACGGAATGGGATTCGACCCTCAATTTAAAGAAACCATTTTTATACTTTTTCAACGTTTACATTCTAAAACAGATTATCCTGGAACCGGAATTGGTTTAGCGATTTGCAAAAAGATTGTCGAAAATCATAAGGGACATATTTTAGCCGACAGTACCCCAAATGTTGGTTCTGTTTTTACAGTTTTTCTACCGGAATAA